Proteins encoded together in one Diceros bicornis minor isolate mBicDic1 chromosome 18, mDicBic1.mat.cur, whole genome shotgun sequence window:
- the MYBBP1A gene encoding myb-binding protein 1A isoform X2, whose protein sequence is MAEMESEDVAETMSPGGATKSGARPADRHGLLKHSREFLDFFWDIAKPQQETRLEATEKLLEYLRTRPEGSEMKYALKRLITGLGVGRETARPCYSLALAQLLQSFEDIPLCSILQQIQEKHDLQKVKKAMMRPALFANLFGVLALFQSGRLVKDSEALMKSVKLLQTLAHYYNHLQEQPQKALVDILSEVPEATLQEVLPKVLKADLNSVLGSPEHLQLFLLAQQKVPAELEKLMGSVNLFSDENIPRLVSVLKTAAASVKRERRLPTVALDLLRLALQEDKFPRFWKEVVEQGLLKKHFWPASYLCFRLLGAALPLLSKEQLQLVMQGDVIRHYGEHLVTAKFQSQFKFAPEMNEYVGAFLEGCQDDPERQLAVVVAFTSITNQGLPVVPTFWRVVRFLSAPALKGYMAWLRDMFLQPDLDSLVDFSTSNQKKTQDASLHVPERAVFRLRKWIILRLVSIVDNVHVEKDEAFIEEVARFCFFHAFFETKKPTSQIPETEQRFSFPLESRAREVVSSAFFSLLQTLSTQFRQAPEQTRDGQPWTYHLVQFADMLLSHSRNVAALTSFTPQQRQAWDRMLQTLKELEARSSEAKAKATAFQHLLLLVGIHLFKSPAESCDLLGDIQTCIKKSLGEKSRRTRSKAVNPQEPPWVEVLVEILLALLAQPSHLMRQVARSVFSHICSHLTPRALQLILDVLNPEKSQDEDDNVVVMDDSEEKQLESVEDKSEDSEDNKNSEDEEDSDEEESDEEDRDGDVDQGFREQLMAVLQAGKALGGADSEEDDEEELGDEAMMALDQNLASLFAEQKLRIQARRDEKNKLQKEKMLRRDFQIRVLDLIEVLVTKQPENPLVLELLEPLLNIIRRSMRTSSTKQEQDLLHKTARIFTHHLCRSRHYCHDVGSYVETLYTQVERLVQQASHQADSSLSLYYFNASLYLLRVLKGNTADRSIPKSQKKERAGPDTSTKPKGPEAPSSLDLSLVTPIYSSALSSFLTKRNSPLTVPMFLSLFSRHPVLCKSLLPVVVQHVTGQTRPRHQAQACLLLQKTLPTRELRLCFEDPEWEQLVGQILAKVTENLRTLGEAQTKLEHQKELSSLELLNVLFKTINHEKLTTDLTVVRGVLQSRQPGLQQGERSTGSGRLYDLYWQAMKILGVPRPKSEKKDAKEVPNATQSPISMKRKKKGFLPETKKRKKRKSEGTTQEEDAKPAVTSGSQPPSTGKKKRNRMKAKVPAQSHVNGTPAAKSPAPDLPATSPSTPAKTPKLQKKKRKLSQVYGATPVSPMEPAKTPAPDPPATSPSTPAKTPKLQKKKRKLSQVNGATPVPATEPARNLAPDAPATSPSTPAKTPKLQKKKQKLSQVNGATPVPPTEPAGIKQHQKSLPKKSISGKSPQSALPRKKARLSLANRSPSLLQSGAKKKKVQLRKGRKP, encoded by the exons ATggcggagatggagagtgaggacGTCGCAGAGACTATGTCCCCGGGGGGAGCGACGAAGAGCGGCGCCCGGCCTGCCGACCGCCATGGTCTGCTGAAGCACAGCCGCGAGTTCTTGGACTTCTTCTGGGACATTGCGAAGCCGCAGCAGGAGACGCGGCTTGAGGCCACGGAGAAGCTGCTGGAGTATCTGCGCACAAGGCCAGAG GGATCCGAGATGAAGTACGCCCTGAAGCGCCTCATCACTGGCCTCGGGGTCGGGCGAGAAACCGCCCGGCCTTGCTACAGTCTGGCCCTGGCACAG CTGTTGCAGTCTTTCGAAGACATACCCTTGTGCAGCATCCTGCAGCAGATACAAGAGAAGCATGACCTGCAGAAGGTTAAGAAG GCAATGATGAGACCTGCTCTCTTTGCAAACCTGTTTGGAGTGCTAGCTCTCTTTCAGTCAGGCAGGCTGGTGAAG GACTCGGAGGCACTGATGAAGTCGGTGAAGCTGCTCCAGACCCTGGCCCACTACTACAACCACTTGCAGGAGCAGCCCCAGAAGGCCCTGGTGGACATCCTCTCTGAG GTCCCAGAGGCCACGTTGCAGGAGGTCCTGCCGAAGGTCCTCAAGGCCGACTTGAATTCCGTACTTGGCTCCCCTGAGCACCTGCAGCTCTTCCTCCTGGCCCAGCAGAAGGTGCCCGCAGAGCTCGAGAAGCTGATGGGATCGGTCAACCTGTTCTCAGACGAGAATATCCCCAG ACTGGTGAGCGTCCTGAAGACAGCTGCTGCCTCTGTGAAGAGGGAGCGCAGGCTGCCCACCGTGGCTCTGGACCTGCTCCGCCTGGCGCTTCAGGAGGACAAGTTCCCGCGGTTCTGGAAGGAAGTTGTGGAGCAAGGGCTACTGAAGAAGCACTTCTGGCCAGCCAG CTACCTATGTTTCCGCCTGCTGGGCGCGGCCCTGCCTCTGCTGTCCaaggagcagctgcagctggtgaTGCAGGGAGACGTGATCCGACATTATGGGGAGCACCTGGTCACTGCTAAG TTCCAAAGCCAGTTCAAGTTCGCCCCAGAGATGAACGAGTACGTGGGTGCCTTCCTGGAGGGCTGCCAGGATGACCCCGAGCGGCAGTtggctgtggtggtggccttCACGTCCATCACCAACCAGGGCCTCCCCGTCGTGCCTACCTTCTGGCGGGTCGTGCGGTTCCTGAgtgcccctgccctcaagggctACATGGCCTGGCTGCGGGACATGTTTCTCCAGCCCGACCTGGACTCCTTGGTGGACTTCAGCACCAGCAACCAGAAGAAAACCCAGGACGCTTCGCTGCATGT GCCTGAGCGAGCTGTGTTCCGGCTACGGAAGTGGATCATCCTTCGCCTGGTCAGCATCGTGGACAACGTGCACGTGGAGAAGGATGAGGCCTTCATTGAGGAGGTGGCCAG gttttgttttttccatgcCTTCTTTGAGACCAAGAAGCCCACGTCTCAGATCCCAGAGACTGAGCAGCggttctccttccctctggagaGCCGGGCCCGAGAGGTCGTCAGCAGTGCCTTCTTCAG CCTGCTGCAGACCCTCAGCACACAGTTCAGACAGGCACCGGAGCAGACCCGGGATGGGCAGCCCTGGACCTACCACCTGGTACAGTTCGCAGACATGCTGTTGAGCCACAGCCGCAACGTGGCCGCCCTGACATCGTTCACTCCGCAGCAGCGCCAGGCCTGGGACCG GATGCTGCAGACTCTGAAGGAACTGGAGGCCCGCTCCTCAGAGGCCAAGGCCAAGGCCACTGCCTTCCAGCACCTGCTACTCCTGGTGGGCATCCACCTCTTCAAG TCCCCCGCAGAGAGCTGCGACCTCCTAGGCGACATTCAGACCTGCATCAAGAAGAGCCTGGGGGAGAAGAGCCGCCGGACCCGCTCCAAGGCCGTCA ACCCCCAGGAGCCGCCGTGGGTGGAGGTGCTGGTGGAGATCCTGCTGGCCCTCCTGGCCCAGCCCAGTCACCTCATGCGCCAGGTGGCCCGGAGTGTGTTTAGCCACAtctgctcccacctcactccccgTGCCCTGCAGCTAATCCTGGAT GTTCTGAACCCCGAGAAGAGCCAGGACGAGGATGACAATGTGGTAGTCATGGATGATTCTGAGGAGAAGCAGCTGGAGAGCGTGGAG GACAAGAGCGAAGACAGCGAGGACAACAAAAACTCGGAGGATGAGGAGGACAGTGACGAGGAGGAGAGCGACGAGGAAGATCGGGACGGGGACGTGGACCAGGGCTTCCGGGAGCAGCTGATGGCAGTGCTGCAGGCAGGGAAGGCGCTG GGTGGAGCAGACAGCGAGGAGGACGatgaggaggagctgggggaCGAGGCCATGATGGCCCTGGACCAGAACCTCGCCAGCCTCTTTGCCGAGCAGAAACTGCGCATCCAGGCGCGGAGAGACGAGAAGAACAAGCTGCAGAAGGAGAAGATGCTCCGGCGGGACTTCCAGATCAGG GTCCTGGACCTGATCGAGGTGCTGGTGACCAAGCAGCCCGAGAACCCCCTGGTCCTGGAGCTGCTCGAGCCGTTGCTGAACATCATCCGGCGCAGCATGCGCACCAGCAGCACCAAGCAGGAGCAGGACCTGCTACACAAGACGGCCCGCATCTTCAC ACACCACCTGTGCCGCTCCCGGCACTACTGCCACGATGTAGGCAGCTACGTGGAGACGCTGTATACCCAGGTGGAGCGGCTGGTGCAGCAGGCCAGCCACCAGGCcgactcctccctctccctctactACTTCAATGCCTCTCTCTACCTGCTGCGGGTCTTGAAGGGCAACACTGCTGACAGGTCCATCCCCAAGAGCCAGAAGAAGGAGAGAGCTGGCCCTGACACCAGCACCAAGCCCAAGGGACCAGAG GCTCCCAGCTCTTTGGATTTGAGCCTCGTGACCCCAATCTACTCCTCGGCGCTGAGCTCCTTCCTGACCAAGCGCAACAGCCCGCTCACCGTTCCCATGTTCCTCAGCCTCTTCTCCCGGCACCCG GTGCTCTGCAAGAGCCTGCTCCCCGTCGTGGTCCAGCACGTGACAGGCCAAACGCGGCCCCGCCATCAG GCCCAGGCCTGCCTGCTGCTCCAGAAGACCCTGCCCACGCGGGAGCTGCGACTGTGCTTTGAGGACCCCGAGTGGGAGCAGCTGGTCGGCCAGATCCTGGCGAAGGTCACTGAG AACCTGCGGACGCTGGGTGAGGCCCAGACCAAGTTGGAGCACCAGAAGGAGCTGTCCTCCTTGGAGCTGCTCAACGTTCTTTTCAAGACTATTAATCATGAG AAGCTGACTACGGACTTGACCGTCGTCCGGGGTGTGCTGCAGAGCCGACAGCCGGGGCTGCAGCAGGGGGAGCGCTCGACCGGGTCCGGCCGCCTCTACGACCTCTACTGGCAGGCCATGAAGATCCTTGGAGTCCC GCGCCCCAAGTCAGAGAAGAAGGATGCCAAGGAAGTCCCCAATGCCACGCAGAGCCCCATTAGCATGAAGCGGAAGAAAAAGGGATTCTTGCCAGAGACCAAGAAACGTAAGAAACGGAAGTCGGAGGGCACCACACAAGAGGAGGATGCCAAGCCTGCAGTCACCAGTGGGAGCCAGCCCCCCAGCACCGGCAAGAAGAAGAGGAACAGGATGAAGGCCAAGGTCCCAGCTCAGTCCCACGTGAACGGGACGCCTGCTGCCAAGAGTCCAGCCCCAGACCTCCCTGCCACGAGCCCCAGCACCCCTGCCAAGACCCCAAAGCTGCAGAAAAAAAAGCGGAAGCTGTCCCAGGTGTATGGAGCCACTCCCGTGTCCCCCATGGAGCCTGCCAAGACTCCAGCCCCAGACCCCCCTGCCACGAGCCCCAGCACCCCTGCCAAGACCCCAAAGCTGCAGAAAAAAAAGCGGAAGCTGTCCCAGGTGAATGGAGCCACTCCCGTGCCCGCCACGGAGCCTGCCAGGAATCTGGCCCCAGACGCTCCTGCCACGAGCCCCAGCACCCCTGCCAAGACCCCAAAGCTGCAGAAAAAAAAGCAGAAGCTGTCCCAGGTGAATGGAGCCACTCCCGTGCCCCCCACGGAGCCTGCTGGCATAAAGCAGCATCAGAAAAGTCTGCCCAAAAAGAGCATTTCAGGCAAATCGCCACAGTCTGCGCTGCCCCGGAAAAAGGCGAGATTGTCTTTGGCCAACAGGAGCCCCAGCCTCCTCCAGAGTGGggccaagaaaaagaaagtgcaGCTGAGGAAGGGGAGAAAGCCCTGA
- the GGT6 gene encoding LOW QUALITY PROTEIN: glutathione hydrolase 6 (The sequence of the model RefSeq protein was modified relative to this genomic sequence to represent the inferred CDS: inserted 1 base in 1 codon): MGQAHSQPPWPRALPRPVLDSTPPFPQAASTSHPPGSGRASGDSAEKADRQEGWGXHRGAMEPTAGPVHYQKLLLWEPRSESEEEEEEEEETAEPLVPNPWRPQDSSGNNVGGLPGAWARLVAALLLLAVGFSLAVWQLHTRGGSSEPLGSVAPLPSGHSHRPGVYHHGAIISPAATCSHLGRELLVAGGNVVDAGVGAALCLAVVHPHATGLGAMFWGLFHNSSSGNSIALTSGPAQILAPGLGLPSALPTLRLLHTRFGRLPWPRLLVGPSTLAQEGFLVDTTLARALAAQGTKGLCPLLCHTDGTPLGPGARATNPKLAAVLHKAALAPTPDLAGEALLNLLARDLGMEGPSAGPRPTLEPALQLPVPQGILFTTPSPSAGPELLALLKAALHSGGPSPDPCPPLLQATVTPGSSALATVDSSGSVLLLTSSLNSSFGSGHLSPSTGVLLSNLVAKSATSAWACPLILRGSLDDTEADVLGLVASGTPAVARVTTRTLLSHLAGPQTQAQQGQTESPSICGQGTLLQVAAHAEHAHVSSVPNGCCPFQGF; this comes from the exons ATGGGGCAGGCTCACTCGCAGCCTCCCTGGCCCCGTGCCCTGCCCAGACCTGTTCTAGATTCCACACCACCCTTCCCCCAGGCAGcctccacctcccacccaccCGGCTCCGGCCGGGCCTCCGGAGACTCAGCTGAGAAGGCTGACAGGCAGGAGGGCTGGG GGCACCGCGGGGCCATGGAACCCACTGCAGGGCCTGTGCACTACCAGAAGCTGCTGCTCTGGGAGCCGCGCTCGGagtctgaggaggaagaggaggaagaggaggagacagcaGAGCCACTCGTTCCCAACCCCTGGCGGCCCCAGGACTCCTCTGG GAATAATGTTGGTGGTCTGCCCGGAGCCTGGGCCCGACTGGTTGCCGCCCTGCTGCTGCTGGCTGTTGGCTTCTCCCTGGCTGTGTGGCAACTCCACACCAGGGGTGGCTCTTCAGAACCCCTGGGCTCTGTGGCCCCTCTGCCCAGCGGGCACTCCCACCGCCCCGGCGTATACCACCATGGAGCCATCATCAGCCCTGCAG CCACGTGCTCCCACCTGGGCCGAGAGCTGCTTGTTGCTGGGGGCAATGTCGTGGACGCTGGAGTTGGAGCAGCTTTGTGTCTGGCAGTGGTGCATCCTCATGCCACAGGGCTAG GTGCCATGTTCTGGGGCCTCTTCCACAATAGCTCCTCAGGCAATTCAATTGCCCTGACGTCAGGTCCAGCCCAGATCCTGGCCCCCGGCCTGGGGCTGCCCTCGGCTCTGCCTACCCTGCGCTTGCTGCACACACGCTTCGGCCGCCTGCCCTGGCCACGCCTGCTGGTGGGCCCCTCCACGCTGGCTCAAGAGGGCTTCCTGGTAGACACAACCCTGGCCAGGGCTCTGGCAGCCCAGGGCACGAAGGGCCTCTGTCCACTCCTTTGCCACACTGACGGGACCCCCTTGGGCCCTGGGGCCCGAGCCACCAACCCAAAACTGGCGGCCGTGCTACACAAGGCAGCCCTcgcccccaccccagaccttgCTGGGGAGGCCCTACTGAATCTGCTGGCCAgagacctggggatggagggaccCTCAGCAGGGCCCAGGCCCACCCTGGAGCCAGCACTGCAGCTCCCTGTGCCCCAGggcatcctgttcaccacccccagcccctcagCTGGCCCAGAGCTGCTGGCACTGCTGAAGGCAGCCCTACACTCCGGAGGGCCCAGCCCTGACCCCTGCCCACCACTCCTACAAGCTACTGTGACCCCCGGGAGCAGTGCCCTGGCTACCGTGGACAGCAGCGGCTCTGTGCTCCTTCTCACCTCCTCGCTCAACAGCTCCTTCGGCTCTGGACACCTGTCCCCAAGCACCGGGGTTCTACTCAGCAACCTTGTGGCCAAGTCTGCAACTAGTGCCTGGGCCTGCCCCCTCATCCTTCGTGGCAGCCTGGATGACACAGAGGCCGACGTGTTGGGGCTGGTGGCTTCAGGGACCCCCGCAGTGGCCAGAGTCACGACTCGCACCCTGCTCAGCCACCTGGCCGGGCCCCAAACCCAGGCCCAGCAAGGACAAACAGAGAGCCCCAGCATTTGTGGCCAAGGGACCCTGCTCCAGGTGGCAGCACATGCAGAGCATGCCCACGTCTCCAGTGTCCCCAATGGCTGCTGCCCCTTCCAGGGGTTCTAA
- the MYBBP1A gene encoding myb-binding protein 1A isoform X1 — MAEMESEDVAETMSPGGATKSGARPADRHGLLKHSREFLDFFWDIAKPQQETRLEATEKLLEYLRTRPEGSEMKYALKRLITGLGVGRETARPCYSLALAQLLQSFEDIPLCSILQQIQEKHDLQKVKKAMMRPALFANLFGVLALFQSGRLVKDSEALMKSVKLLQTLAHYYNHLQEQPQKALVDILSEVPEATLQEVLPKVLKADLNSVLGSPEHLQLFLLAQQKVPAELEKLMGSVNLFSDENIPRLVSVLKTAAASVKRERRLPTVALDLLRLALQEDKFPRFWKEVVEQGLLKKHFWPASYLCFRLLGAALPLLSKEQLQLVMQGDVIRHYGEHLVTAKFQSQFKFAPEMNEYVGAFLEGCQDDPERQLAVVVAFTSITNQGLPVVPTFWRVVRFLSAPALKGYMAWLRDMFLQPDLDSLVDFSTSNQKKTQDASLHVPERAVFRLRKWIILRLVSIVDNVHVEKDEAFIEEVARFCFFHAFFETKKPTSQIPETEQRFSFPLESRAREVVSSAFFSLLQTLSTQFRQAPEQTRDGQPWTYHLVQFADMLLSHSRNVAALTSFTPQQRQAWDRMLQTLKELEARSSEAKAKATAFQHLLLLVGIHLFKSPAESCDLLGDIQTCIKKSLGEKSRRTRSKAVNPQEPPWVEVLVEILLALLAQPSHLMRQVARSVFSHICSHLTPRALQLILDVLNPEKSQDEDDNVVVMDDSEEKQLESVEDKSEDSEDNKNSEDEEDSDEEESDEEDRDGDVDQGFREQLMAVLQAGKALGGADSEEDDEEELGDEAMMALDQNLASLFAEQKLRIQARRDEKNKLQKEKMLRRDFQIRVLDLIEVLVTKQPENPLVLELLEPLLNIIRRSMRTSSTKQEQDLLHKTARIFTHHLCRSRHYCHDVGSYVETLYTQVERLVQQASHQADSSLSLYYFNASLYLLRVLKGNTADRSIPKSQKKERAGPDTSTKPKGPEAPSSLDLSLVTPIYSSALSSFLTKRNSPLTVPMFLSLFSRHPVLCKSLLPVVVQHVTGQTRPRHQAQACLLLQKTLPTRELRLCFEDPEWEQLVGQILAKVTENLRTLGEAQTKLEHQKELSSLELLNVLFKTINHEQQPSASLQKLTTDLTVVRGVLQSRQPGLQQGERSTGSGRLYDLYWQAMKILGVPRPKSEKKDAKEVPNATQSPISMKRKKKGFLPETKKRKKRKSEGTTQEEDAKPAVTSGSQPPSTGKKKRNRMKAKVPAQSHVNGTPAAKSPAPDLPATSPSTPAKTPKLQKKKRKLSQVYGATPVSPMEPAKTPAPDPPATSPSTPAKTPKLQKKKRKLSQVNGATPVPATEPARNLAPDAPATSPSTPAKTPKLQKKKQKLSQVNGATPVPPTEPAGIKQHQKSLPKKSISGKSPQSALPRKKARLSLANRSPSLLQSGAKKKKVQLRKGRKP; from the exons ATggcggagatggagagtgaggacGTCGCAGAGACTATGTCCCCGGGGGGAGCGACGAAGAGCGGCGCCCGGCCTGCCGACCGCCATGGTCTGCTGAAGCACAGCCGCGAGTTCTTGGACTTCTTCTGGGACATTGCGAAGCCGCAGCAGGAGACGCGGCTTGAGGCCACGGAGAAGCTGCTGGAGTATCTGCGCACAAGGCCAGAG GGATCCGAGATGAAGTACGCCCTGAAGCGCCTCATCACTGGCCTCGGGGTCGGGCGAGAAACCGCCCGGCCTTGCTACAGTCTGGCCCTGGCACAG CTGTTGCAGTCTTTCGAAGACATACCCTTGTGCAGCATCCTGCAGCAGATACAAGAGAAGCATGACCTGCAGAAGGTTAAGAAG GCAATGATGAGACCTGCTCTCTTTGCAAACCTGTTTGGAGTGCTAGCTCTCTTTCAGTCAGGCAGGCTGGTGAAG GACTCGGAGGCACTGATGAAGTCGGTGAAGCTGCTCCAGACCCTGGCCCACTACTACAACCACTTGCAGGAGCAGCCCCAGAAGGCCCTGGTGGACATCCTCTCTGAG GTCCCAGAGGCCACGTTGCAGGAGGTCCTGCCGAAGGTCCTCAAGGCCGACTTGAATTCCGTACTTGGCTCCCCTGAGCACCTGCAGCTCTTCCTCCTGGCCCAGCAGAAGGTGCCCGCAGAGCTCGAGAAGCTGATGGGATCGGTCAACCTGTTCTCAGACGAGAATATCCCCAG ACTGGTGAGCGTCCTGAAGACAGCTGCTGCCTCTGTGAAGAGGGAGCGCAGGCTGCCCACCGTGGCTCTGGACCTGCTCCGCCTGGCGCTTCAGGAGGACAAGTTCCCGCGGTTCTGGAAGGAAGTTGTGGAGCAAGGGCTACTGAAGAAGCACTTCTGGCCAGCCAG CTACCTATGTTTCCGCCTGCTGGGCGCGGCCCTGCCTCTGCTGTCCaaggagcagctgcagctggtgaTGCAGGGAGACGTGATCCGACATTATGGGGAGCACCTGGTCACTGCTAAG TTCCAAAGCCAGTTCAAGTTCGCCCCAGAGATGAACGAGTACGTGGGTGCCTTCCTGGAGGGCTGCCAGGATGACCCCGAGCGGCAGTtggctgtggtggtggccttCACGTCCATCACCAACCAGGGCCTCCCCGTCGTGCCTACCTTCTGGCGGGTCGTGCGGTTCCTGAgtgcccctgccctcaagggctACATGGCCTGGCTGCGGGACATGTTTCTCCAGCCCGACCTGGACTCCTTGGTGGACTTCAGCACCAGCAACCAGAAGAAAACCCAGGACGCTTCGCTGCATGT GCCTGAGCGAGCTGTGTTCCGGCTACGGAAGTGGATCATCCTTCGCCTGGTCAGCATCGTGGACAACGTGCACGTGGAGAAGGATGAGGCCTTCATTGAGGAGGTGGCCAG gttttgttttttccatgcCTTCTTTGAGACCAAGAAGCCCACGTCTCAGATCCCAGAGACTGAGCAGCggttctccttccctctggagaGCCGGGCCCGAGAGGTCGTCAGCAGTGCCTTCTTCAG CCTGCTGCAGACCCTCAGCACACAGTTCAGACAGGCACCGGAGCAGACCCGGGATGGGCAGCCCTGGACCTACCACCTGGTACAGTTCGCAGACATGCTGTTGAGCCACAGCCGCAACGTGGCCGCCCTGACATCGTTCACTCCGCAGCAGCGCCAGGCCTGGGACCG GATGCTGCAGACTCTGAAGGAACTGGAGGCCCGCTCCTCAGAGGCCAAGGCCAAGGCCACTGCCTTCCAGCACCTGCTACTCCTGGTGGGCATCCACCTCTTCAAG TCCCCCGCAGAGAGCTGCGACCTCCTAGGCGACATTCAGACCTGCATCAAGAAGAGCCTGGGGGAGAAGAGCCGCCGGACCCGCTCCAAGGCCGTCA ACCCCCAGGAGCCGCCGTGGGTGGAGGTGCTGGTGGAGATCCTGCTGGCCCTCCTGGCCCAGCCCAGTCACCTCATGCGCCAGGTGGCCCGGAGTGTGTTTAGCCACAtctgctcccacctcactccccgTGCCCTGCAGCTAATCCTGGAT GTTCTGAACCCCGAGAAGAGCCAGGACGAGGATGACAATGTGGTAGTCATGGATGATTCTGAGGAGAAGCAGCTGGAGAGCGTGGAG GACAAGAGCGAAGACAGCGAGGACAACAAAAACTCGGAGGATGAGGAGGACAGTGACGAGGAGGAGAGCGACGAGGAAGATCGGGACGGGGACGTGGACCAGGGCTTCCGGGAGCAGCTGATGGCAGTGCTGCAGGCAGGGAAGGCGCTG GGTGGAGCAGACAGCGAGGAGGACGatgaggaggagctgggggaCGAGGCCATGATGGCCCTGGACCAGAACCTCGCCAGCCTCTTTGCCGAGCAGAAACTGCGCATCCAGGCGCGGAGAGACGAGAAGAACAAGCTGCAGAAGGAGAAGATGCTCCGGCGGGACTTCCAGATCAGG GTCCTGGACCTGATCGAGGTGCTGGTGACCAAGCAGCCCGAGAACCCCCTGGTCCTGGAGCTGCTCGAGCCGTTGCTGAACATCATCCGGCGCAGCATGCGCACCAGCAGCACCAAGCAGGAGCAGGACCTGCTACACAAGACGGCCCGCATCTTCAC ACACCACCTGTGCCGCTCCCGGCACTACTGCCACGATGTAGGCAGCTACGTGGAGACGCTGTATACCCAGGTGGAGCGGCTGGTGCAGCAGGCCAGCCACCAGGCcgactcctccctctccctctactACTTCAATGCCTCTCTCTACCTGCTGCGGGTCTTGAAGGGCAACACTGCTGACAGGTCCATCCCCAAGAGCCAGAAGAAGGAGAGAGCTGGCCCTGACACCAGCACCAAGCCCAAGGGACCAGAG GCTCCCAGCTCTTTGGATTTGAGCCTCGTGACCCCAATCTACTCCTCGGCGCTGAGCTCCTTCCTGACCAAGCGCAACAGCCCGCTCACCGTTCCCATGTTCCTCAGCCTCTTCTCCCGGCACCCG GTGCTCTGCAAGAGCCTGCTCCCCGTCGTGGTCCAGCACGTGACAGGCCAAACGCGGCCCCGCCATCAG GCCCAGGCCTGCCTGCTGCTCCAGAAGACCCTGCCCACGCGGGAGCTGCGACTGTGCTTTGAGGACCCCGAGTGGGAGCAGCTGGTCGGCCAGATCCTGGCGAAGGTCACTGAG AACCTGCGGACGCTGGGTGAGGCCCAGACCAAGTTGGAGCACCAGAAGGAGCTGTCCTCCTTGGAGCTGCTCAACGTTCTTTTCAAGACTATTAATCATGAG cAGCAGCCTTCCGCCTCTCTGCAGAAGCTGACTACGGACTTGACCGTCGTCCGGGGTGTGCTGCAGAGCCGACAGCCGGGGCTGCAGCAGGGGGAGCGCTCGACCGGGTCCGGCCGCCTCTACGACCTCTACTGGCAGGCCATGAAGATCCTTGGAGTCCC GCGCCCCAAGTCAGAGAAGAAGGATGCCAAGGAAGTCCCCAATGCCACGCAGAGCCCCATTAGCATGAAGCGGAAGAAAAAGGGATTCTTGCCAGAGACCAAGAAACGTAAGAAACGGAAGTCGGAGGGCACCACACAAGAGGAGGATGCCAAGCCTGCAGTCACCAGTGGGAGCCAGCCCCCCAGCACCGGCAAGAAGAAGAGGAACAGGATGAAGGCCAAGGTCCCAGCTCAGTCCCACGTGAACGGGACGCCTGCTGCCAAGAGTCCAGCCCCAGACCTCCCTGCCACGAGCCCCAGCACCCCTGCCAAGACCCCAAAGCTGCAGAAAAAAAAGCGGAAGCTGTCCCAGGTGTATGGAGCCACTCCCGTGTCCCCCATGGAGCCTGCCAAGACTCCAGCCCCAGACCCCCCTGCCACGAGCCCCAGCACCCCTGCCAAGACCCCAAAGCTGCAGAAAAAAAAGCGGAAGCTGTCCCAGGTGAATGGAGCCACTCCCGTGCCCGCCACGGAGCCTGCCAGGAATCTGGCCCCAGACGCTCCTGCCACGAGCCCCAGCACCCCTGCCAAGACCCCAAAGCTGCAGAAAAAAAAGCAGAAGCTGTCCCAGGTGAATGGAGCCACTCCCGTGCCCCCCACGGAGCCTGCTGGCATAAAGCAGCATCAGAAAAGTCTGCCCAAAAAGAGCATTTCAGGCAAATCGCCACAGTCTGCGCTGCCCCGGAAAAAGGCGAGATTGTCTTTGGCCAACAGGAGCCCCAGCCTCCTCCAGAGTGGggccaagaaaaagaaagtgcaGCTGAGGAAGGGGAGAAAGCCCTGA